A window from Vulcanimicrobium alpinum encodes these proteins:
- a CDS encoding RNA-binding S4 domain-containing protein, producing the protein MRLDKFLKVSRLAKRRAEAKDGIEAGRITKDGRALKPGYEVKAGDVLVLHYRTKFLTVRVLLVPERVVPSLKPADLYEIVDERKDDPVDWLG; encoded by the coding sequence TTGCGCTTGGACAAGTTTCTGAAAGTCTCGCGGCTGGCGAAACGGCGCGCGGAAGCGAAAGACGGCATCGAGGCCGGCCGCATCACCAAAGACGGCCGCGCGCTCAAGCCCGGCTACGAGGTGAAAGCCGGCGACGTGCTGGTGCTTCACTACCGCACGAAGTTTCTCACCGTGCGCGTCCTGCTCGTCCCCGAACGCGTCGTGCCGTCGCTCAAGCCCGCCGATCTCTACGAGATCGTCGACGAGCGCAAAGACGATCCCGTCGATTGGCTCGGGTGA
- a CDS encoding phosphoglycerate kinase, which produces MNFKTLRDADVRGRRVLLREDLNVPMKNGAIADETRITAALPTLRLLHGQGAKTVILSHLGRPDGQRNPKYSLRPLAPRLSELLGTPVGFVDDCVGDACVAASRALPDGGFVLFENVRFHAEEEQNDPAFAARLAESGDLYVNDAFGTAHRAHASTAGVAADLPAYAGLLMEGELAALARLTDEPVHPFVCAIGGAKVVDKVGVFENLLGKVDAFVIGGGMANTFLAAQGIDVGASLRDPDLAPAQRIIAAARNAGVSLHLPTDAVVADAFDADATARVVALDAVGSGMILDIGPASAQAYAAVLRGAKTIVFNGPMGVYEKPPYQNGTRTIGEAIADATRHGAISVVGGGDAAAAAHALGFADAMTHVSTGGGATLEFLEGKTLPGVAALLRP; this is translated from the coding sequence ATGAACTTTAAGACCTTGCGCGACGCCGATGTGCGCGGCCGCCGCGTGCTGCTGCGCGAAGACCTCAACGTCCCGATGAAAAACGGTGCGATCGCCGACGAAACGCGGATCACCGCGGCGCTGCCGACGCTGCGCCTCCTGCACGGCCAGGGCGCGAAGACCGTGATCCTCTCGCACCTGGGCCGCCCCGACGGTCAGCGCAACCCGAAGTACTCCCTGCGCCCGCTCGCGCCGCGGCTCTCCGAACTGCTCGGAACGCCGGTCGGCTTCGTCGACGACTGCGTCGGCGACGCGTGCGTCGCCGCTTCGCGCGCACTCCCCGACGGCGGCTTCGTGCTGTTCGAAAACGTGCGCTTCCACGCCGAGGAAGAGCAGAACGATCCGGCGTTCGCGGCCCGGCTCGCCGAATCGGGCGATCTCTACGTCAACGACGCGTTCGGCACGGCGCACCGCGCGCACGCGTCGACGGCGGGCGTCGCAGCGGACCTGCCCGCGTACGCGGGCTTGCTGATGGAGGGCGAGCTTGCGGCGCTCGCGCGGCTCACCGACGAGCCGGTCCATCCGTTCGTGTGCGCGATCGGCGGCGCGAAGGTCGTCGACAAGGTCGGCGTCTTCGAGAATCTCCTCGGGAAAGTCGATGCGTTCGTGATCGGCGGCGGGATGGCGAACACGTTCCTCGCCGCCCAAGGGATCGACGTCGGCGCATCGCTGCGCGATCCCGACCTCGCGCCGGCGCAGCGCATCATTGCCGCGGCGCGGAACGCCGGCGTCTCGCTCCATCTCCCCACCGACGCCGTCGTCGCCGACGCGTTCGACGCCGACGCGACCGCGCGCGTCGTCGCGCTCGACGCGGTCGGGAGCGGGATGATCCTCGACATCGGTCCGGCGAGCGCGCAGGCCTACGCCGCGGTGCTGCGCGGCGCGAAGACGATCGTCTTCAACGGCCCGATGGGCGTCTACGAGAAGCCGCCGTATCAGAACGGGACGCGCACGATCGGCGAAGCGATCGCCGACGCGACGCGGCACGGCGCGATCAGCGTCGTCGGCGGCGGCGACGCGGCGGCCGCCGCGCACGCGCTCGGGTTCGCCGATGCGATGACGCACGTCTCGACCGGCGGCGGCGCGACGCTCGAGTTTCTCGAAGGCAAGACGCTCCCCGGCGTCGCCGCGCTGCTGCGCCCGTGA
- the tpiA gene encoding triose-phosphate isomerase — MSAARRPLIAGNWKMHKTIAQTQAFIADLCARPLPLDDVDAVLCPPFTALAAAGAALAGSRVGLGAQNVSWAEQGALTGEIAPAMLTECGVRWVVIGHSERRAMFGELDERVKEKARIALAHGLTPIVAVGETAEEHAAGIALDKVRRQVRAAFDGFADDEIARCVVAYEPIWAIGTGKADSPEEANAVMGAIRADVPGLRDARILYGGSVKPDNIAAFVSQPHIDGGLVGGASLEPASFAALLEGARKGAAA; from the coding sequence GTGAGCGCGGCGCGCCGGCCGCTGATCGCGGGCAACTGGAAGATGCACAAGACGATCGCGCAGACGCAGGCGTTCATCGCCGATCTGTGCGCGCGTCCGCTCCCGCTCGATGACGTCGACGCGGTGCTGTGCCCGCCGTTCACCGCGCTCGCCGCCGCCGGTGCAGCGCTGGCGGGTTCGCGCGTCGGCCTGGGCGCGCAGAACGTGAGCTGGGCGGAGCAGGGCGCGCTCACCGGCGAGATCGCGCCGGCGATGCTGACCGAATGCGGCGTGCGCTGGGTCGTGATCGGCCACTCCGAACGCCGCGCGATGTTCGGCGAACTCGACGAACGCGTCAAGGAAAAAGCGCGGATCGCCCTCGCGCACGGCCTGACGCCGATCGTCGCGGTCGGCGAAACGGCGGAGGAGCACGCGGCGGGGATCGCGCTCGACAAGGTGCGCCGGCAAGTGCGCGCAGCGTTCGACGGGTTTGCGGACGACGAGATCGCGCGCTGCGTCGTCGCTTACGAACCGATTTGGGCGATCGGGACGGGCAAGGCCGACTCTCCCGAGGAAGCGAACGCCGTGATGGGCGCGATCCGCGCCGACGTCCCGGGCTTGCGCGACGCGCGCATTCTCTACGGCGGCAGCGTCAAACCCGACAACATCGCCGCGTTCGTGTCCCAGCCGCACATCGACGGCGGGCTCGTCGGCGGCGCGAGCCTCGAACCAGCATCGTTCGCAGCCCTGCTCGAGGGAGCGCGCAAAGGAGCCGCCGCGTGA
- the gap gene encoding type I glyceraldehyde-3-phosphate dehydrogenase: MRIGINGFGRIGRNFTKALFERHPGIEIAAVNDLTSAAECAHLFKYDSNYGTFPGDVTATSDGITIDGKAIRILAERDPAKLPWKDLGVDVIVESTGIFTDAAKARAHIDGGGAKKVIISAPAKGEDITLVLGVNEERYDPGAHHIISNASCTTNCLATAVKPIVENLGWVKGFMSTIHSYTNDQNILDAPHKDLRRARNAATNIVPTSTGAAKALYLTIPEVKGTFDGFALRVPTPTVSMVYLVVQTKKETTRDDLNAILRGAAYGAMREYVEYTDQELVSSDFKRNPHSSIIDGKLTNANGDLIQIAAWYDNEWGYSCRLADLVRMVTEKLPTAVA; the protein is encoded by the coding sequence ATGCGCATCGGTATCAACGGGTTCGGCCGCATCGGCCGCAACTTCACCAAGGCCCTCTTCGAGCGGCATCCCGGGATCGAGATCGCCGCGGTCAACGACCTGACCAGCGCCGCCGAGTGCGCGCACCTCTTCAAATACGATTCGAACTACGGGACCTTTCCGGGTGACGTCACCGCGACGTCGGACGGGATCACGATCGACGGCAAGGCGATTCGCATCCTCGCCGAACGCGATCCGGCGAAACTTCCGTGGAAGGACCTCGGCGTCGACGTCATCGTCGAATCGACCGGGATCTTCACCGACGCGGCCAAAGCGCGCGCGCACATCGACGGCGGCGGCGCGAAGAAAGTGATCATCTCCGCGCCCGCCAAGGGCGAAGACATCACGCTGGTGCTCGGCGTGAACGAAGAGCGCTACGATCCCGGCGCGCACCACATCATCTCGAACGCGTCGTGCACGACCAACTGTCTGGCGACGGCGGTGAAGCCGATCGTGGAGAATCTCGGCTGGGTCAAAGGCTTCATGTCGACGATCCACTCGTACACGAACGACCAGAACATCCTCGACGCGCCGCACAAGGATCTGCGCCGCGCCCGCAACGCGGCGACGAACATCGTCCCGACGTCGACCGGCGCCGCCAAGGCGCTCTACCTCACGATCCCCGAGGTGAAGGGGACCTTCGACGGCTTTGCGCTGCGCGTCCCGACGCCGACCGTCTCGATGGTCTACCTGGTCGTGCAGACGAAGAAAGAGACGACGCGCGACGACCTCAACGCGATCCTGCGCGGGGCGGCGTACGGCGCGATGCGCGAGTACGTCGAGTACACCGACCAAGAACTCGTCTCCAGCGATTTCAAGCGCAACCCGCACTCGTCGATCATCGACGGCAAGCTCACGAACGCCAACGGCGACCTCATCCAGATCGCGGCGTGGTACGACAACGAGTGGGGCTACTCGTGCCGCCTCGCCGACTTGGTGCGGATGGTGACCGAGAAGCTGCCGACCGCCGTCGCGTGA
- a CDS encoding carboxymuconolactone decarboxylase family protein — protein sequence MSTHYAEHADLQHVADLQQLAPKDFAGFAALDAIVGRKDGAIPQKYRELLALAVACTTQCPYCLDVHTGKAKKAGATREEIAETALIASALRAGAAVTHGALALKLFDAAP from the coding sequence ATGTCGACTCATTACGCCGAACACGCGGACCTCCAGCACGTCGCCGATCTGCAGCAACTCGCGCCGAAGGATTTTGCCGGTTTTGCCGCCCTCGATGCGATCGTCGGCCGCAAGGACGGTGCGATCCCGCAGAAGTACCGCGAACTGCTCGCACTCGCGGTCGCGTGCACCACGCAGTGTCCGTACTGTCTCGACGTGCACACCGGCAAGGCGAAGAAGGCCGGCGCGACGCGGGAAGAGATCGCAGAGACGGCGTTGATCGCATCGGCGCTGCGGGCCGGTGCGGCCGTCACGCACGGTGCTCTCGCGCTCAAGCTGTTCGACGCGGCGCCCTAA
- the gpmI gene encoding 2,3-bisphosphoglycerate-independent phosphoglycerate mutase: MSRRRPLVLAILDGWGTTAETHGNAIAAADLPNWTRFLATYPHALLEASGEAVGLPAGVMGNSEVGHINIGSGRVVPQGVVVIDEAIASGSLSRNPVLADCFAHVRRSGGRLHLLGLVSDGKVHSSLDHLEALIGAAVDAGVPFAIDAFLDGRDTPPRSAQTFLDRLEAYCAGRARPGAIATVIGRYFAMDRDKRWDRTRKAYDALAKGQAEFYAASASAALRDAYARGENDEFVQPTIVGEPRPIADGDACIFFNFRPDRARQLTLAFSDSSFEHFPVHRYADFAFATMTRYEENFPNPVLFGPRPQFNVFGEIVAGAGRTQLRLAETEKYAHVTYFFNGGREDVFPGEDRILVPSNRVVATYDLAPEMSAADITAAAIEDVSHRRHDLIVMNYANADMVGHTGVWDATISALETLDVALGRLEKAVLAADGILAITSDHGNAEEKLDADGNPLTAHTTNPVPFLLIANGIQGRLTAGKLGDVAPTLLPLLGLDVPAEMTGTNLLASAGTEEVA; encoded by the coding sequence GTGAGCCGTCGCCGCCCACTCGTTCTCGCCATCCTCGACGGCTGGGGCACGACCGCGGAGACGCACGGCAACGCGATCGCGGCGGCGGATCTGCCGAACTGGACGCGCTTTCTGGCGACGTATCCGCACGCGCTCCTCGAGGCGAGCGGCGAGGCCGTCGGGCTTCCGGCGGGCGTGATGGGGAACAGCGAGGTCGGCCACATCAACATCGGCAGCGGCCGCGTCGTCCCGCAAGGCGTCGTCGTGATCGACGAGGCGATCGCGAGCGGATCGCTTTCGCGGAATCCGGTGCTCGCCGACTGCTTCGCGCACGTCCGGCGCAGCGGCGGACGCCTGCACCTCCTGGGCCTCGTCTCCGACGGCAAGGTGCATAGTTCGCTCGATCATCTCGAAGCGCTGATCGGCGCGGCGGTCGACGCCGGCGTCCCGTTCGCGATCGACGCCTTCCTCGACGGGCGCGACACGCCGCCGCGCTCGGCGCAAACGTTTCTCGACCGCCTCGAGGCGTACTGCGCGGGGCGCGCGCGGCCCGGCGCGATCGCGACGGTCATCGGCCGCTACTTCGCGATGGACCGCGACAAGCGGTGGGACCGCACGCGCAAGGCGTACGACGCGCTCGCGAAGGGGCAGGCGGAGTTTTACGCGGCGAGCGCGAGCGCCGCGCTGCGCGACGCGTACGCGCGCGGCGAGAACGACGAGTTCGTGCAGCCGACGATCGTCGGCGAGCCGCGGCCGATCGCCGACGGCGACGCCTGCATCTTCTTCAACTTCCGTCCCGACCGCGCGCGTCAGCTGACGCTCGCGTTCAGCGATTCGTCGTTCGAACACTTCCCGGTGCACCGGTACGCCGACTTCGCGTTCGCCACGATGACGCGCTACGAAGAGAACTTTCCGAATCCGGTGCTGTTCGGTCCCCGACCGCAGTTCAACGTGTTCGGCGAAATCGTCGCCGGTGCAGGCCGCACCCAGCTGCGGCTCGCCGAGACCGAAAAGTACGCGCACGTCACGTACTTCTTCAACGGCGGGCGCGAAGACGTGTTCCCGGGCGAAGACCGCATCCTCGTACCCTCCAACCGCGTCGTAGCGACCTACGATCTCGCGCCGGAGATGTCGGCCGCCGACATCACCGCGGCCGCCATCGAAGACGTCTCGCACCGTCGCCACGATCTGATCGTGATGAACTACGCCAACGCCGACATGGTCGGTCACACCGGCGTGTGGGATGCGACGATCTCGGCGCTCGAGACGCTCGACGTCGCGCTCGGCCGGCTCGAGAAGGCGGTGCTCGCCGCCGACGGGATCCTCGCGATCACGTCGGATCACGGAAACGCCGAAGAGAAGCTCGACGCCGACGGCAACCCGCTGACCGCGCACACCACCAACCCCGTCCCGTTTCTGCTGATCGCGAACGGCATTCAAGGACGGCTGACCGCAGGCAAACTCGGCGATGTCGCGCCGACGCTGCTGCCGCTGCTCGGCCTCGACGTTCCGGCGGAGATGACAGGGACGAACCTCCTCGCCTCCGCGGGCACCGAGGAAGTGGCCTAG
- a CDS encoding purine-nucleoside phosphorylase: protein MKRKRLDAAAGLLREKAGGDLDCAIVLGSGFGAVLRDRIDGTTIPYRKIDGMPEPTIAGHAGEAHVGRLHDKRVVAFSGRFHLYEGRDATEVIYPVVAAALAGAKTIVLTNAAGGINADYRAGDVMLLVDQLNLTGQNPLTGVELLPGAGARFVDMVDAYAPHLRELARHMAAEYGIVLHDGVYAGLTGPTYETPAEIRYLRTIGADAVGMSTVLETIAARALGRDVVGFSLITNVHGSGAPTSHDDVLEVSQRSAEGVARLVEGIVANLDPAPPAEPVEERTS, encoded by the coding sequence ATGAAGCGCAAACGCCTCGACGCCGCCGCCGGTTTGCTTCGGGAAAAGGCCGGCGGCGATCTCGACTGCGCAATCGTGCTGGGGTCGGGGTTCGGGGCGGTGCTTCGCGACCGGATCGACGGGACGACCATTCCCTATCGAAAGATCGACGGGATGCCGGAACCGACGATCGCCGGCCACGCCGGCGAGGCGCACGTCGGGAGGCTGCACGATAAGCGCGTCGTCGCGTTCAGCGGCCGCTTTCATCTCTACGAAGGCCGCGACGCGACCGAGGTGATCTATCCCGTCGTCGCGGCGGCGCTCGCCGGCGCGAAGACGATCGTGCTGACGAACGCCGCCGGCGGGATCAATGCCGACTACCGCGCCGGCGACGTGATGCTGCTGGTCGACCAGCTCAACCTGACCGGACAGAACCCGCTCACCGGCGTCGAGCTGCTCCCGGGCGCCGGCGCACGGTTCGTCGACATGGTCGACGCCTACGCGCCGCACCTGCGCGAACTGGCGCGTCACATGGCGGCGGAGTACGGGATCGTCCTGCACGACGGCGTCTACGCCGGGCTCACCGGGCCGACGTACGAGACGCCGGCCGAGATCCGCTACCTGCGCACGATCGGCGCCGACGCGGTCGGGATGTCGACGGTACTGGAGACGATCGCCGCCCGCGCGCTCGGACGCGACGTCGTCGGCTTCTCGCTGATCACCAACGTCCACGGCAGCGGCGCGCCGACCTCGCACGACGACGTGCTCGAGGTCTCGCAGCGCAGCGCGGAGGGCGTCGCGCGCCTCGTCGAAGGGATCGTCGCCAACCTCGACCCGGCGCCGCCGGCGGAACCCGTCGAAGAACGCACGTCGTGA
- the whiA gene encoding DNA-binding protein WhiA: MPERARLSADAKDALARSVPADPGVRAALRAGLRYYGAQAHDGGFVFRTRRPAVARLARTLFEEPGRAAAVRRGHDVRLYRATTFEIDLGGDATAPPPKPKRRAERRAELRAAFLCAGSVAAPQHGYHLEFVLADAERAERVAALIRSEGIEPGRMLRKARRVVYLKSLDAIVTVLGAIGASGAVLHLEDVRAVKETKNRIHRLVNTDAANVVRAAAAAAAQREAIAYLADAYGLRNLTPALREAAQLRLAHPDETLAELGRRASPPVGKATINGRIAALVRLVKRLRGGREDLEVSSA, encoded by the coding sequence GTGCCTGAACGCGCGCGCCTCTCGGCGGATGCCAAGGACGCGCTGGCGCGCAGCGTTCCGGCCGATCCCGGCGTCCGCGCGGCGCTGCGCGCAGGACTGCGGTACTACGGCGCGCAGGCGCACGACGGCGGCTTCGTCTTCCGCACGCGGCGGCCGGCGGTCGCGCGGCTCGCGCGCACGCTCTTCGAGGAACCGGGGCGCGCCGCGGCGGTGCGCCGCGGACACGACGTGCGGCTCTACCGCGCGACGACGTTCGAGATCGACCTCGGCGGCGACGCGACCGCGCCGCCGCCGAAGCCGAAGCGCCGCGCCGAACGCCGCGCGGAGCTGCGCGCCGCCTTTCTCTGCGCGGGCTCGGTCGCGGCACCGCAGCACGGCTACCATCTCGAGTTCGTGCTCGCCGACGCGGAGCGGGCCGAACGCGTCGCGGCGCTGATCCGCAGCGAGGGGATCGAGCCCGGCCGGATGCTGCGCAAAGCGCGCCGCGTCGTCTATCTCAAAAGCCTCGACGCGATCGTCACCGTGCTCGGCGCGATCGGCGCGTCGGGCGCCGTCTTGCACCTCGAAGACGTGCGCGCCGTGAAGGAGACGAAGAACCGCATCCACCGGCTCGTCAACACCGACGCTGCGAACGTGGTGCGGGCGGCGGCTGCGGCAGCCGCGCAGCGCGAGGCGATCGCCTATCTCGCGGATGCGTACGGCCTGCGCAACCTCACCCCGGCGCTGCGCGAAGCGGCCCAGCTCCGCCTTGCCCATCCCGACGAGACCCTCGCCGAACTCGGCCGGCGCGCCTCGCCGCCGGTCGGCAAGGCGACGATCAACGGCCGCATCGCCGCGCTCGTCCGCCTGGTGAAGCGTTTGCGCGGCGGCCGAGAGGACCTCGAAGTATCCTCCGCCTAA
- a CDS encoding NRDE family protein — MCTVLLLSRPGDAWPLLVGANRDERRDRAFDPPGRWWRDAPGILAGRDRLGGGSWLGVNDDGVFATIVNGPSRLGPLEGKRSRGTLVVDALRHAGAGDAADALRATPAGAYRGFTLIVADRRGAYAIVNDERTVAVRVLAPGHHLVSPEGCDVEDAPRYRAAMPALRAASPPDPGRDDWEAWLALLRVTDESDPHRGLTIAGEEFGTVASALVGIAADPHAPPVLHFAAPGFGAPSLPAKDPA, encoded by the coding sequence ATGTGCACCGTTCTGCTGCTCTCCCGGCCCGGTGACGCGTGGCCGCTGCTCGTCGGCGCCAACCGCGACGAGCGGCGCGACCGCGCGTTCGATCCGCCCGGACGCTGGTGGCGCGATGCGCCCGGGATCCTGGCGGGGCGCGACCGTCTGGGCGGCGGGAGCTGGCTCGGCGTCAACGACGACGGCGTCTTCGCGACGATCGTCAACGGCCCGTCGCGACTGGGTCCGCTCGAAGGCAAGCGCAGCCGCGGAACGCTGGTCGTCGACGCGCTGCGGCACGCCGGCGCCGGCGACGCTGCGGACGCGCTCCGCGCCACGCCGGCCGGCGCGTATCGCGGTTTCACCCTGATCGTCGCCGACCGGCGCGGCGCGTACGCGATCGTCAACGACGAGCGCACGGTCGCGGTGCGTGTGCTCGCGCCGGGCCATCACCTCGTCAGCCCCGAGGGCTGCGACGTCGAGGACGCCCCGCGCTATCGCGCGGCGATGCCCGCGCTGCGCGCCGCATCGCCGCCCGATCCCGGCCGCGACGATTGGGAAGCGTGGCTCGCGCTGCTGCGCGTCACCGACGAGAGCGATCCGCACCGCGGGCTCACAATCGCGGGCGAGGAGTTCGGAACGGTCGCAAGCGCGCTCGTCGGCATCGCGGCCGATCCGCACGCGCCGCCGGTGCTTCATTTCGCCGCTCCCGGCTTCGGCGCACCGTCTCTCCCGGCGAAGGACCCTGCATGA